From Candidatus Palauibacter australiensis, a single genomic window includes:
- a CDS encoding Fic family protein yields the protein MNRTLDELPEAFVSHTAISADVSRAVKAGTLRKLASRLYTKNLDDAPERIVRRNLWTIVAGYFPGALVADRTAIEVGPAPDGSVCLVSARGRTIELPGIVLRPRRGSGPITSDMPFVEGLYLSSRTRAYLQNLRPSRTRGGRLPRTLPQAQIEETLDRLIRGSGESAVKQLRDDARAVAAELGLEKEAARLDTLIGTLLGTRRSELDSPLARARSRGNAYDPDRMDLFHKLHRALRDRPPRVRSAPDRDAQGRDTLAFFEAYFSNFVEGTEFLVEEAVRIVFEGEIPQRRPADARDVVGTWRLVSNPQEMARTPRDPAELTSLLRYRHRQIMAGRPETRPGEFKDAPNKAGGTHFVLPDLVSGTLEQGFSLYQSLESPFERAVYMMFLVAEVHPFADGNGRVARVMMNAELVTAGEERIVIPTVFRNNYLAALRALSRTDRRPEPLIGMLDYAQRWTLAVGWTSLPETQRELEACHAFLDPDEADGEGKRLRMPVVTSDARGPANG from the coding sequence ATGAACCGCACGCTGGACGAACTGCCCGAAGCCTTCGTGTCGCATACGGCGATCAGCGCCGACGTGTCGCGGGCCGTGAAGGCCGGGACGCTGCGCAAGCTCGCGTCGCGCCTCTACACGAAGAACCTGGACGACGCGCCCGAGCGGATCGTGAGACGCAACCTGTGGACGATCGTCGCCGGGTACTTTCCCGGCGCGCTGGTCGCCGACCGCACGGCCATCGAAGTCGGCCCGGCGCCCGACGGCTCCGTATGCCTCGTCAGCGCGCGTGGCAGGACGATCGAGTTGCCCGGCATCGTGCTCCGTCCGAGACGTGGCTCCGGGCCGATCACGTCCGATATGCCCTTCGTCGAAGGATTATACCTCAGTTCGAGGACCCGGGCGTATCTGCAGAACCTGCGCCCCTCCCGAACTCGGGGCGGCCGTTTGCCGCGCACACTCCCCCAAGCTCAGATCGAAGAAACGCTTGATCGCCTCATTCGTGGCTCCGGCGAATCGGCCGTCAAACAACTGCGAGACGATGCCCGCGCCGTGGCCGCCGAACTCGGTCTGGAGAAGGAGGCGGCCCGTCTCGACACCCTCATTGGCACCCTCCTCGGCACCCGCCGAAGTGAACTCGACTCACCGCTTGCGCGGGCCCGCAGCCGGGGAAACGCCTACGACCCCGACCGCATGGATTTGTTTCATAAGCTGCATCGCGCGCTCCGCGACCGCCCCCCGCGCGTACGATCCGCACCCGACCGGGATGCGCAGGGCCGCGACACGCTGGCGTTCTTCGAGGCATACTTCTCGAACTTCGTCGAGGGCACCGAGTTTCTGGTCGAGGAGGCCGTGCGAATCGTCTTTGAGGGCGAGATCCCACAGCGTCGACCCGCGGACGCTCGCGATGTGGTCGGAACGTGGCGCCTCGTCTCCAACCCGCAGGAGATGGCTCGCACCCCGCGAGATCCAGCGGAGCTTACGAGTCTCTTGCGGTACCGCCACCGCCAGATCATGGCGGGACGTCCGGAAACGCGCCCCGGCGAGTTCAAGGACGCTCCAAACAAGGCCGGCGGCACCCACTTCGTCCTCCCCGATCTGGTATCAGGCACGCTGGAGCAGGGTTTCTCTCTGTATCAAAGCCTCGAGTCGCCCTTCGAGCGGGCGGTGTACATGATGTTCCTCGTGGCCGAGGTGCATCCCTTCGCGGACGGCAATGGACGCGTTGCGCGTGTCATGATGAACGCGGAACTCGTGACGGCCGGCGAGGAGCGAATCGTCATCCCGACCGTCTTCCGAAACAACTACCTCGCCGCGCTCCGCGCGCTGTCCCGCACGGACCGCCGGCCCGAGCCTCTGATCGGCATGCTCGACTACGCCCAGCGCTGGACCCTGGCCGTCGGCTGGACCTCGCTCCCGGAGACGCAACGGGAGCTGGAAGCGTGCCACGCCTTCCTGGATCCCGATGAAGCCGACGGCGAGGGCAAGCGGCTGCGCATGCCCGTCGTGACGTCCGACGCGCGTGGCCCTGCTAACGGATGA
- a CDS encoding tryptophan 7-halogenase — translation MVGGGPAGCAAAASLARRGHDVALITRPAPPAKWLAESIPGSARKLLERVGALDALDAAGLVRNEGNTVWWAGEPRRDERFGAPERGFHAERAALEAAFHGVAREAGARLVADGPVVETAVEPDGWRVATSAARYRGRWVLDASGRAGVLARRGLRTRERGIATLALVGRWTPDRGHAPPDPGCTLIESYRDGWAWSVPTSPRTRCVTAMVDPRRTHLARERGLDGMWRAELAKAARLGRRLEGGRLQGPVRACPASLYGATLHGRPGLLLVGDAGSFIDPLSSYGVKKALASAWLAAIVTHTGLEDDAMAGPACELYDDREREVYRTYRALSVPFLEQAAAANDHPFWDARLDAARTAGGGIREPAAESGASGASGASGMLEPGERSLAEDRAEAFLGSAEVRAAYETIRARPAVRLRPAAGLEIISGPAVAGDRIALEPHLVSERLPAGARYVRNVDLRLLVEVAPTLDQVPDIYEAYNRRADPAPLPDFLAALALTVGAGFLDLTNDG, via the coding sequence ATCGTCGGCGGCGGGCCGGCGGGCTGCGCCGCCGCGGCGTCGCTGGCGCGGCGCGGGCACGATGTCGCGCTGATCACGCGGCCCGCCCCGCCGGCGAAGTGGCTCGCCGAATCCATCCCCGGCTCGGCGCGCAAGCTCCTCGAACGCGTGGGAGCGCTGGACGCCCTGGACGCGGCGGGCCTCGTGCGGAACGAGGGCAACACCGTGTGGTGGGCCGGCGAGCCGCGGCGCGACGAACGGTTCGGGGCGCCCGAACGCGGCTTCCATGCGGAGCGGGCGGCGCTGGAGGCCGCCTTCCACGGGGTGGCGCGCGAGGCCGGTGCCCGCCTGGTGGCGGACGGGCCGGTGGTGGAAACGGCCGTCGAGCCCGATGGCTGGCGCGTGGCCACGTCGGCCGCCCGCTACCGGGGGCGCTGGGTGCTCGACGCCTCCGGCCGGGCCGGGGTGCTCGCCCGGCGCGGGCTCCGCACGCGCGAACGCGGCATCGCCACGCTCGCGCTCGTCGGCCGCTGGACCCCGGACCGCGGCCACGCTCCGCCGGACCCCGGCTGTACGCTGATCGAGAGCTATCGGGACGGGTGGGCCTGGTCGGTGCCGACGTCGCCGCGTACCCGCTGCGTCACGGCGATGGTCGACCCGCGCCGCACGCACCTGGCGCGCGAACGGGGCCTCGACGGCATGTGGCGCGCCGAACTGGCCAAGGCGGCGCGGCTCGGCCGGCGCCTCGAAGGGGGCCGGCTGCAAGGACCCGTGCGGGCATGTCCCGCGTCGCTCTACGGCGCGACCCTGCACGGCCGGCCGGGCCTGCTCCTCGTCGGCGACGCCGGCTCCTTCATCGACCCCCTCTCCTCGTACGGCGTCAAGAAGGCGCTCGCCTCGGCCTGGCTCGCCGCGATCGTGACGCACACGGGGCTCGAGGACGACGCCATGGCCGGCCCCGCCTGCGAGTTGTACGACGACCGCGAACGCGAGGTGTACCGCACCTACCGGGCGCTGTCCGTCCCCTTCCTGGAGCAGGCCGCCGCCGCGAACGACCATCCCTTCTGGGACGCCCGGCTCGACGCCGCGCGCACGGCGGGGGGCGGCATCCGGGAACCCGCCGCGGAGTCTGGAGCGTCCGGCGCGTCCGGCGCGTCCGGCATGCTGGAACCGGGCGAGCGCTCGCTCGCGGAGGACCGGGCCGAGGCGTTCCTCGGAAGCGCGGAGGTGCGGGCGGCGTACGAGACCATCCGCGCGCGCCCCGCCGTGCGCCTCCGCCCGGCCGCCGGGCTCGAAATCATCTCGGGGCCCGCCGTGGCCGGGGACCGGATCGCCCTCGAACCCCACCTCGTCTCCGAGCGGCTGCCGGCCGGCGCGCGCTACGTGCGCAACGTCGATCTCCGGCTGCTCGTCGAGGTGGCGCCGACGCTGGACCAGGTCCCCGACATCTACGAGGCCTACAACCGGCGCGCCGACCCGGCGCCGCTCCCCGACTTCCTCGCCGCCCTCGCCCTCACCGTCGGAGCCGGCTTCCTCGACCTCACGAACGACGGCTGA
- a CDS encoding peptidyl-alpha-hydroxyglycine alpha-amidating lyase family protein, whose amino-acid sequence MRRIQGTRRIGLGAVLVLTAFASGAGVGPGALAAQLTAPNPYRAMDGWGELPDGRSWGATSAVYPAPDGEHIWVGERCGANLCVESDVDPILLFDTEGNVVRSFGSGLIAWPHGMFVEEDGSVWVADAVGYAPVPEGWGHVVYKFSPEGEVLMVLGEKGVAGDGPHHFNKPSDILIAPDGSIFVADGHDAGGNNRIVKFAPDGTFLMEWGRAGTANGEFRDPHALAMDSQGRLFVGDRGNSRVQVFDQEGNHLETWHQFGRPSGLFIDEEDVLYSTDSESNARRNKGWLRGIYIGDAATGWVTTFIPDPEPNQDASGTSGAEGIAVDAHGNLYGAEVGPRQMRKYIRR is encoded by the coding sequence ATGCGACGGATACAAGGCACCAGGCGAATCGGACTCGGCGCGGTACTCGTGCTTACGGCGTTCGCTTCGGGCGCCGGCGTGGGCCCCGGCGCGCTCGCGGCGCAGTTGACGGCGCCCAACCCGTACAGGGCCATGGACGGCTGGGGGGAGCTTCCCGACGGACGCTCGTGGGGCGCGACCAGCGCCGTCTACCCGGCCCCCGACGGCGAGCACATCTGGGTGGGCGAGCGCTGCGGCGCGAACCTGTGCGTCGAGAGCGACGTCGACCCGATCCTGCTCTTCGACACCGAGGGGAACGTCGTGCGCAGCTTCGGCTCGGGACTCATCGCGTGGCCTCACGGGATGTTCGTCGAGGAGGACGGCAGCGTGTGGGTGGCCGACGCCGTGGGATACGCGCCGGTGCCGGAGGGCTGGGGACACGTGGTCTACAAGTTCAGCCCCGAGGGTGAGGTCCTGATGGTGCTGGGCGAGAAGGGCGTGGCGGGGGACGGCCCGCACCACTTCAACAAGCCGTCGGACATCCTCATCGCGCCCGACGGCAGCATCTTCGTGGCGGACGGGCACGACGCGGGCGGCAACAACCGCATCGTGAAGTTCGCGCCCGATGGCACCTTCCTCATGGAGTGGGGGCGCGCGGGCACGGCGAACGGGGAGTTCCGCGACCCGCACGCGCTCGCCATGGACTCGCAGGGCCGCCTCTTCGTCGGCGACCGCGGCAACAGCCGCGTCCAGGTCTTCGACCAGGAGGGGAACCACCTCGAGACGTGGCACCAGTTCGGCCGTCCGAGCGGGCTGTTCATCGACGAGGAGGATGTCCTCTACTCGACGGACTCCGAGTCGAACGCGCGCCGCAACAAGGGGTGGCTCCGCGGCATCTATATCGGCGACGCGGCCACCGGCTGGGTGACGACGTTCATCCCGGATCCGGAGCCCAACCAGGATGCGTCCGGCACGAGCGGCGCCGAGGGGATCGCGGTCGACGCGCACGGCAACCTCTACGGGGCCGAGGTCGGACCCCGACAGATGAGAAAATACATCCGGCGTTAG
- a CDS encoding HupE/UreJ family protein, translated as MKRSDTRRPSRRTATLMGCVLALYGLTSLAGAARAAPDRPAERAAPDRAAGAIPAVPHEIPADVTVQAFVTPEGSRLRFLVRAPLEAMRDIEFPQYGLGYLDLEAADPFLRDAAQLWLADYVAFYEEDRRLEAPRIVATRVSLPSDRSFASYETALAHFDDPPLDPGLQLPWRQALLDVLLEYDIESDESRFSIDPGFAHLGLRTVTVLRLRPPDRPERAFQYVGDPGLVRLDPRWHQAALRFVSLGFTHILDGIDHLLFLLCLVIPLRTLWGLVPVITSFTIAHSITLIASAFGIAPRALWFPPLIETLIALSIVYMALENIVGAKPRKRWLLAFGFGLVHGFGFSFALSESLQFAGGHLLASLLAFNVGVELGQLVVVAVAVPVVEVLFRKVVAERIGTIIGSALLAHTGWHWMTDRGSDLLAYRFAWPAFDGALAAALMRWGALALIVVGAAWAISGPFGRLAAKAKGGGRTALAE; from the coding sequence ATGAAACGAAGTGACACACGCCGTCCAAGCCGGCGCACGGCGACGCTGATGGGGTGTGTGCTCGCGCTCTACGGTCTGACGAGTCTGGCCGGGGCGGCGCGGGCGGCGCCGGATCGCCCGGCCGAGCGGGCGGCGCCGGATCGGGCGGCCGGGGCGATCCCCGCCGTGCCGCACGAGATTCCGGCGGACGTCACGGTGCAGGCCTTCGTCACGCCGGAGGGGTCCCGCCTCCGATTCCTCGTGCGGGCGCCGCTCGAGGCGATGCGGGACATCGAGTTCCCCCAGTACGGACTCGGGTACCTGGACCTCGAGGCGGCGGACCCGTTCCTCCGCGACGCGGCGCAACTCTGGCTCGCCGACTACGTGGCGTTCTACGAGGAGGACCGGCGCCTGGAAGCGCCGCGCATCGTGGCGACCCGCGTCTCCCTTCCCTCGGACCGGTCCTTCGCCAGCTACGAGACGGCGCTGGCCCACTTCGACGACCCGCCGCTCGACCCCGGGCTCCAACTTCCGTGGCGGCAGGCGCTGCTCGACGTACTGCTGGAGTACGATATCGAGTCGGACGAGTCGCGCTTCTCGATCGACCCCGGCTTCGCGCACCTCGGCCTGCGCACGGTCACGGTGCTGCGCCTGCGGCCGCCGGACCGGCCGGAGCGTGCCTTCCAGTATGTCGGCGACCCTGGGCTCGTGCGGCTCGACCCCCGCTGGCACCAGGCGGCGCTGCGCTTCGTGTCGCTCGGCTTCACGCACATCCTCGACGGGATCGACCACCTGCTTTTCCTCCTCTGTCTCGTCATCCCGCTGCGGACGCTGTGGGGCCTGGTTCCCGTCATCACCTCCTTCACGATCGCGCACTCGATCACCCTCATCGCCTCCGCCTTCGGGATCGCGCCGCGCGCGCTCTGGTTCCCGCCGCTGATCGAGACCCTCATCGCGCTCTCGATCGTCTACATGGCGCTCGAGAACATCGTCGGGGCAAAACCCCGGAAGCGCTGGCTGCTCGCGTTCGGGTTCGGGCTCGTGCACGGGTTCGGCTTCTCGTTCGCGCTCAGCGAGTCGCTGCAGTTCGCGGGCGGACACCTGCTCGCCTCCCTGCTCGCGTTCAACGTGGGCGTGGAGCTCGGACAACTCGTCGTCGTCGCGGTCGCCGTGCCGGTGGTCGAGGTGCTGTTCCGCAAGGTGGTCGCGGAGCGGATCGGGACGATCATCGGGTCGGCGCTGCTGGCGCACACGGGCTGGCACTGGATGACGGACCGGGGCTCGGACCTGCTGGCCTACCGCTTCGCGTGGCCCGCCTTCGACGGAGCGCTGGCCGCGGCGCTCATGCGCTGGGGTGCGCTGGCGCTGATCGTCGTGGGCGCGGCGTGGGCGATCAGCGGACCCTTCGGACGCCTGGCGGCGAAAGCGAAAGGGGGCGGCCGGACCGCGCTGGCGGAGTAG